The Pochonia chlamydosporia 170 chromosome Unknown PCv3seq00012, whole genome shotgun sequence genome has a segment encoding these proteins:
- a CDS encoding trypsin domain-containing protein: protein MYIGILFTILLAGIANAGTQDSSVCPGVQLTKLRTFKVTELVKLTANIMPKPDQNGTVSLLHHIPEGVAVSTQPKVQVIKNRSLDELIKRGLNGTSSNLRSRTTIPGDVTYPWRTIGTVNLYDTSMHSTGHYCTGTLVGPRILLTASHCIPSWTDNRWGMEFIPAFNGQDRRNPRPFGHAWVTECYGVPSTDDVTGRDYAVCRLNDAIGDRIGWMGYRASSGDSLYYNFPWTSVGYPQDTLNGKVMTVQGNLWVRDVDNDGDGKELETDVFAGKGWSGGPMFASSLADNHVVGVLSGLEEEFDLFGPFVADHDVTAGGMLLARLISWARSNYAS from the coding sequence ATGTACATTGGAATCCTATTTACCATCCTCCTAGCGGGTATCGCCAATGCCGGGACTCAAGACTCGAGCGTCTGCCCAGGAGTGCAATTGACCAAGCTCCGCACCTTCAAAGTTACTGAACTTGTCAAGCTCACGGCGAATATCATGCCAAAACCTGACCAGAACGGAACAGTGAGCCTACTCCATCATATTCCTGAAGGTGTGGCCGTCTCCACTCAGCCTAAGGTTCAAGTTATCAAAAACAGAAGCCTCGACGAACTCATCAAGCGGGGCCTCAATGGCACAAGCTCTAACCTGCGATCGCGAACGACCATCCCCGGCGATGTTACCTATCCCTGGCGCACTATCGGTACGGTTAACTTGTATGATACTTCTATGCATTCCACCGGACACTACTGTACAGGAACTCTAGTTGGGCCACGAATCTTGCTGACAGCAAGCCACTGCATACCCTCCTGGACGGATAACAGATGGGGTATGGAATTTATACCCGCATTTAATGGTCAAGATCGACGAAACCCGAGGCCATTTGGTCACGCGTGGGTTACTGAGTGCTATGGCGTCCCAAGTACAGATGATGTGACTGGCCGCGACTACGCCGTTTGTCGACTTAATGATGCTATAGGGGACCGCATTGGGTGGATGGGATACCGCGCCTCCTCTGGGGATAGCCTCTACTACAACTTTCCGTGGACGAGTGTTGGGTATCCGCAAGATACTTTAAATGGTAAAGTCATGACTGTGCAAGGTAATTTGTGGGTACGTGACGTCGATAACGACGGAGATGGAAAGGAGCTGGAGACAGATGTATTTGCCGGTAAGGGGTGGTCTGGAGGGCCCATGTTTGCGTCATCTTTGGCTGACAATCACGTTGTTGGCGTGTTGAGCGGGTTGGAGGAAGAGTTTGATCTATTTGGTCCGTTTGTGGCGGATCATGATGTTACAGCAGGGGGGATGCTTCTGGCTCGACTGATTTCTTGGGCGAGGTCCAACTATGCCTCTTAA